The window GCGGCGTCTTCCGCGGCAAGCGGCTGCTGTCCGCCGGGATCGTCGCGGAGATGCTCACCGACCAGAACCGTGGCCTGCCCGCGGTCGACCCGGAACGGCCGGGACGGCCGTCGGCGCATGGGCTCGGTGTGACGCTGGCCCAGCCGTGGTTCATGGGCCGGTTGTCGTCGGCGCAGTCGTTCGGGCACACCGGTTTCACCGGGACCTCGCTGCTCGTGCACCCCGGTCGGCGGCTCGTGCTGGCGCTGCTCACGAACCGGGCACATCCCAACTGGTCCTGGTCCAACCCCGACCCGATGCGGGTGGCGGTCGCGAACACCATCGCGGCGCATCTCTGAACGGACCGCCTAAGGGGTCTTCTCCTCGGGAAGCAGCAGGGTGGGGCTGGGCCGCTCCCAGACGCGGGCCGGGTCGTTGAGCGGGTCGACGTGCCAGAGCAGCACCGGAACGGTGGCCTCGGCCAGGCGGCCCTCGGTGACCGTGGCGACCGAGCCCTTCGTGGAGAGCTGAAGACCACTGATCTTCAGACCGGCCAGGTATTCGGCGGGCGGCGGCCGATCGTCGCGGCCGATCGCCGGCAGCATCGCGTCGGCGAGCAGCACCGCGTCCCAGGCCGGCAGCAGGAACCCGCCCAGGTCGTTGGGGTGGCAGGGCTGGCTGGTCGACTTGGCGGCGGCGTCCAGGGTGCAGGCGTCGCGCAGTTCGCCACTGGCGGCCGCCTCGGGAGCCCGGTCGGCGCAGGTGAAACGCTCACCCTTCGCCATCCCGAACAGGTCGTGGAAGTGCTCGATCTGCCTGGTCAGGATGTCCAGCGCGGGATCGGTGAGCGCGGAGCAGCCGGGACCGCCGACGTAGTAGTCGACCGGGAAGTCGGCCATGCTCACCGCGCGCATCTGGTAGTTGGCCATGAACCGGCTGACCGAGCCGTCGGCGATCACCAGGCGCGGCCGGGCGTGCCCGCACACCTCCTTGATCCGCTGGACGAAGTCGGCGAAGCGGGTCCAGCGGTCGGCGAAGTAGATGACCGTGGGCAGCCCCGGGGCGCCGGCGCAGATGCTCTCGTCCATCCGCTCCAGGGCCGGCACGTGCCGGGTACTGGCCTTGTCGTTCGGGTCGACCGCGGCCAGCAGGTCGTTGACCAGCGACGTGGTGTAGAAGTCGGTGGCATTGGGCTGCTGGTAGATGTCGAGCCGATAGCCGTCCGGGAACTCGTCGGCCAGGCGTTCCGCGGTGTCCTTCGCGTATTCCAGGTTCGGCGGGGCCAGCTGCAGATAGCCGGCCCGGTCGACGAACGGGCGCCCGGGCGCCCCGAAATCGGCCAGCAGGTTCGGGGCGATGAACGGGATCCCGGCGGCGAGCAGGCTGTCGATCGCGCTCTGCGTGGTGTCCCGGCTGTCACCGCCGCCGATCACCACCAGCCGGTCGCCGAGGGCGTCGCGCTGCTCGATGATCATCTTGGCGATGTCGCCCGCGTGCCGGACGTCCTGGGTGGCGTCCGCGATCACCACGTGCAGACGGTGATCGGTGGTGTCCTCGATGTGTTTCTGCGCGAACAGCATGGCCCGCAACTGGTCCCGCTCGGACGGGTAGTCGCGGCCGTCCGCGCACCCGGTCCCGCCGCCGGGCGGCGGATCACAGGAGAGCGCGCCCAGCCAGACCACTGTCAGGTCACCCTCGGCGAGCGGCTGGTTGGCGTCGAGGATCGCCCGCTCCAGCCTGGTGGTGACCGGGTCACGCCCGAACGCGGTGGCCGCGAACACCCCGGCGTCGGTGGTGTCGAGCAGGCCGTAGCAGCGGCTGCCGTCCGCGGTCGCCCGCAACACGGTGATCCCGGTCGAGGTGGGCAACGTGTAGCAGTCGTGGATGACACCCGGCAGCCAGTCGGCCCGGGTCCAGCCGAGGAACCCGAGCAGCAGAGTCAGCACCGCCAGCACGGCCTGATGCGTGATGGTCAGCGCGGGCTGCTTGAACAGGCCGACCAGCTTGTCCGACACCAGCACCGGCAGGATCACCGCGGCCAGCGACACCGCCAGTGCCCGGGCCTCGGTGCTGCCCTGGAAGAAGGTGGCCACGAAGACCGTCGCGGCGGCGAAGACCACGGCCGTGGTGCCGAGCACCAGGACCAGCCGCAGGTTCGGGCTGAGCAGGGTGGCGATCGCGGCCAGCGCCACGGTCACCAGAATCGTCCAGACCCCGACGTAGCCGGTGATCCCGGCGTGCACGATCAGCACCAGCAGGGCGAGGATCGCAGCCAGCCGGGACCGGGGGCGGTCGGCGATGAAAGCCGGCAGGCCGGGCGCGTCGACAGCCGCGCCGGACAGCGCCGCACGCACCCGGGTGCCCAGCCTCAGCAGCGCCCACAGGGCCACCGCCGAGGCCAGGACCAGCACGATCGACCAGAAACCGGCCGCGCCGGCGAGCAGCGACCGCACCACGATCAGACCGGCCAGCACGACCGCGGCCACCCGGAGGAGCACGTCCGCGGTCAACAGCGAACGCAACAGACGACCACGGTCGGACATCGACGCCCCTCTCCGTCGGCGAGTGCTGCCGATGGTAGGGGGAAGCGTCGACTACAGGCGGGAGGCCTCCGCCTCGATCGTCGTGTCGTCGCCGTGCCCGGTGTGCACCACGGTCGACGGCGGCAACGCGAACAGCCGCTTGCGGATCGAGTCGACGATCAGATCCTTGTCGGAGTAGGAGCGGCCGGTCGCGCCCGGGCCGCCGTTGAACAGGGTGTCACCGGTGAAGACCTGGCCCAGCTCCGCCGAGTACAGGCAGACGGCACCGGGCGCGTGCCCCGGCGTGTGCAGCACCTCCAGCGACGACCCGCCGACCTCGATCCGGGCGCCGTCGGCGAGATCGATGTTCCACCACACGTCCCGGCCGTGGGTCAGCTCCCACAGCGGCCACTCGGCCGGGTGCAGCAGGATCGGCGCACCGGTCCGGTCGCGCAACTCCGGGGCCACCCGGACGTGGTCGTCGTGGGCGTGGGTGCAGACGATCGCGACGAGCCGGCGGTCACCGACCACCGCCAGGATCGCGTCCACGTCGTGCGGGGCGTCGATCACCACACACTCCTCGTCGTCGCCGACCACCCAGATGTTGTTGTCGACGTCGAAGGTCTGACCGTCCAGGCTGAAGGTGCCGGAGACGACACCGTGATCCACACGCAGCATTCTCCGATTGTCCGCTAAGCACTTCGACCATCGGGAGCGTTGTAGGGGCATGTCTGCGAACCATTTTCAACCTGGCATCGAGCCGGAAGGCTCGGGGTCGCTGGAATGCGAACGGCAGGCACGGCCCCGCCATGGTGAAGACAGTTCGTTCGAGGGCTTCGTCGCGGCCCGGTTGGGGGCGCTGCTGCGCTACGCGACCGTGCTCACCTGTGACCCGCATCAGGCCGACGACATCGTCGGCGAGGTGATGGTCCGGGCCGCCGGCCGGTGGCGGCGGATCGCCGCGATGGATCAGCCCGAGGCGTACGTGAAACGCATGGTCCTGAACGAGTTCCTGTCCCTGAGGCGCCGGTGGGGGCGGGTCGTCCCGATGTCGCACGAACAGCTCGACAGCCGGGCCGCCACCGTCGACCCGCTCGCCGAACGGCAGGAACGCGACGAACTGGTCCGCCGGGTGGGTGCGCTGCCGGCCCGCCAGCGGGCGGTGATCGTGCTGCGCTACTTCGAGGGCCACACCTTCGAGGAGATCGCCGAATTGATGGGAAGCCGGGCGTCGACGGTACGGGCACAGGCGTCGACCGCGCTGGCCAAGCTCCGGTGGGAGGCCGAGGTTCGATGAGGGACGAAGACATGCTCCGGGACGCGCTGTCCACGATCGCCGACCGGGCCCACGACCCGGGACCGGTGGCGGCCGGGATCGCGGCCCGCGCCCGCACACACCGACAGCGCCGAGGCCTGCTCGTGGCGTCGGCCGCGGCGGTCACCGGGGTGGTCGGCGCGGTGGCGCTGTGGCCCCGGCGGGACGCCCCGCAGCCG of the Actinoplanes sichuanensis genome contains:
- a CDS encoding MBL fold metallo-hydrolase yields the protein MLRVDHGVVSGTFSLDGQTFDVDNNIWVVGDDEECVVIDAPHDVDAILAVVGDRRLVAIVCTHAHDDHVRVAPELRDRTGAPILLHPAEWPLWELTHGRDVWWNIDLADGARIEVGGSSLEVLHTPGHAPGAVCLYSAELGQVFTGDTLFNGGPGATGRSYSDKDLIVDSIRKRLFALPPSTVVHTGHGDDTTIEAEASRL
- a CDS encoding SigE family RNA polymerase sigma factor, with the translated sequence MSANHFQPGIEPEGSGSLECERQARPRHGEDSSFEGFVAARLGALLRYATVLTCDPHQADDIVGEVMVRAAGRWRRIAAMDQPEAYVKRMVLNEFLSLRRRWGRVVPMSHEQLDSRAATVDPLAERQERDELVRRVGALPARQRAVIVLRYFEGHTFEEIAELMGSRASTVRAQASTALAKLRWEAEVR
- a CDS encoding type 1 periplasmic-binding domain-containing protein; this translates as MSDRGRLLRSLLTADVLLRVAAVVLAGLIVVRSLLAGAAGFWSIVLVLASAVALWALLRLGTRVRAALSGAAVDAPGLPAFIADRPRSRLAAILALLVLIVHAGITGYVGVWTILVTVALAAIATLLSPNLRLVLVLGTTAVVFAAATVFVATFFQGSTEARALAVSLAAVILPVLVSDKLVGLFKQPALTITHQAVLAVLTLLLGFLGWTRADWLPGVIHDCYTLPTSTGITVLRATADGSRCYGLLDTTDAGVFAATAFGRDPVTTRLERAILDANQPLAEGDLTVVWLGALSCDPPPGGGTGCADGRDYPSERDQLRAMLFAQKHIEDTTDHRLHVVIADATQDVRHAGDIAKMIIEQRDALGDRLVVIGGGDSRDTTQSAIDSLLAAGIPFIAPNLLADFGAPGRPFVDRAGYLQLAPPNLEYAKDTAERLADEFPDGYRLDIYQQPNATDFYTTSLVNDLLAAVDPNDKASTRHVPALERMDESICAGAPGLPTVIYFADRWTRFADFVQRIKEVCGHARPRLVIADGSVSRFMANYQMRAVSMADFPVDYYVGGPGCSALTDPALDILTRQIEHFHDLFGMAKGERFTCADRAPEAAASGELRDACTLDAAAKSTSQPCHPNDLGGFLLPAWDAVLLADAMLPAIGRDDRPPPAEYLAGLKISGLQLSTKGSVATVTEGRLAEATVPVLLWHVDPLNDPARVWERPSPTLLLPEEKTP